The sequence GGCGCATGAGCTGGAGGAGATGGCCTGTTCGCTCGACTACGACGACGGGCCCGGCATGGGTGGTGCCGGCCCCTTCGGAGCGAACAGCGGCTACCCGACGCCGGTCGCGGTCGAGAACTTCCACGTGCTGGCCGACCGGCAGACCGCCGACAGGCCGTCGACACCGAATCGCCTGAACCTGTTGAACTGGGACGGCAACGGCAGGCCGGGCGGCCTGTTCCCGCCGGAGGCGGACTCGTGAGCAGCGTGCTCCCGATCCGGGACCGGACGGAGCGGGTCACACCGCTGCGTCCGCTTCCCGAAACGCTGGCTCCCACGGCGCTCACCCCCGGTCAGCGCCGGACGGTGCATATGCTCGCATCGCTGCTTCTGGAGTACCCGGACGCCGTGTGGTTCGACCGCATCCCCGTGCTGCGCGAGCACATCTCCGCGTTGCCCCGGCCCGTGGCCGAGCCGATGACGCGGTTCCTCGATGGGGCGGAGCGTGACGGGGCATCCGGGCTGCAGCGCGAATACGTGACGACGTTCGACCTGAAACGGAAGTGCTCGCTGTACCTGAGTTACTACGCCACCGGTGACACTCGGCGTCGTGGCACCGCACTCGTCACGTTCCTCGAGGCGTACCGTGCAGCCGGCTGGGAGTTCGACGCGGCCGACCTGCCCGACTACCTGCCGGCTGTGCTGGAGTTCTCCGCGCTGTCGGGGTCTCCCATCGCCGACGCGCTCCTGGCCGCGCACCGGGAGGGCGTCGAAGTGCTGCGGGCTGCGCTGGAGAGCATGGGCAGCCGCTGGGCGGATCCCGTGCGCGCTGTGACGCTGTCGCTGCCGAAAGTCGACCAGGCCACGAGAGAGCGAGTGCTCGCACTGGTGAACGAGGGACCGCCCGCCGAGACGGTCGGTCTGAGTCTGCCGATGCCCGCATTCCGAGCGAGGGAGTCGAGATGAGCGTGCAGATCATCCTGTGGGTCGCGCTGCCGTACGTGTGTTCGGCGATCTTCGTCGTCGGCCACATCTGGCGGTACCGCTACGACAAGTTCGGGTGG is a genomic window of Microbacterium maritypicum containing:
- the narJ gene encoding nitrate reductase molybdenum cofactor assembly chaperone — translated: MSSVLPIRDRTERVTPLRPLPETLAPTALTPGQRRTVHMLASLLLEYPDAVWFDRIPVLREHISALPRPVAEPMTRFLDGAERDGASGLQREYVTTFDLKRKCSLYLSYYATGDTRRRGTALVTFLEAYRAAGWEFDAADLPDYLPAVLEFSALSGSPIADALLAAHREGVEVLRAALESMGSRWADPVRAVTLSLPKVDQATRERVLALVNEGPPAETVGLSLPMPAFRARESR